A region from the Geobacter benzoatilyticus genome encodes:
- a CDS encoding ATP-binding protein — MIYQRHIKTRLMELFNDFRIVYLTGPRQAGKSTLVREIAKEQGIAYYTLDDAALAASALSDPQGVLASLPTPLVLDEFQMAPNLVGAIKMVSDAANGQKGIFLLTGSSDIFRSAQVQESLPGHMARLELYPLSQAERHHGALNAIDWLIGGAFEHTILKPLDRKELGDLLIEGGYPEAIAKSPRSRSVWFASYIEGRLLKDFEIMHHAKGDYHTKLSALIRNLAGMAGNLIKYANIANDLSQDDKTVKRYMEILELMFIIRRLHPYMRNSAKRAVVGMSKLHFVDTGLACHLLGLKKSETIHTSQFFGGLVENFVFSELLKHATWSEEDVNFYHFRDTARHELDLVIERSDGKVIGVEVKASMTVKPEDFSGLSIFAEYTRDKFLHGILFYSGDKVLPFRINETVFHAVPISSLL; from the coding sequence ATGATTTATCAGCGGCACATCAAAACACGTCTCATGGAGTTGTTTAACGATTTCCGCATCGTGTACCTGACCGGCCCCAGACAGGCGGGTAAAAGTACCCTCGTCAGAGAAATCGCCAAGGAACAGGGAATTGCCTACTACACCCTCGATGATGCAGCCTTGGCAGCCTCTGCTCTGAGCGACCCGCAGGGAGTGCTTGCATCTCTGCCGACACCGCTCGTGCTGGACGAATTTCAGATGGCCCCAAACCTGGTAGGTGCCATAAAGATGGTTTCCGACGCAGCCAACGGGCAGAAAGGCATTTTTCTCCTCACCGGATCATCCGACATTTTTCGCTCAGCACAGGTCCAGGAATCTCTGCCGGGACATATGGCTAGGCTTGAATTATATCCCTTATCGCAAGCGGAGCGACACCATGGGGCACTCAATGCAATTGACTGGCTCATCGGCGGCGCATTCGAGCACACTATACTGAAACCGCTGGATAGAAAAGAATTGGGGGATCTCCTTATAGAAGGAGGATATCCCGAAGCGATCGCCAAATCCCCCCGCTCACGGAGCGTCTGGTTTGCTTCATACATTGAAGGACGCTTGCTGAAAGACTTCGAGATCATGCATCACGCCAAAGGAGACTATCACACAAAGCTTTCGGCCCTGATCCGCAATCTGGCCGGCATGGCCGGCAATCTCATCAAGTATGCCAACATAGCCAACGATCTGTCACAGGACGACAAAACAGTGAAACGGTATATGGAAATCCTTGAGCTCATGTTCATAATCCGCCGGTTACACCCTTACATGCGTAACAGCGCCAAGCGTGCCGTGGTAGGAATGTCCAAACTTCATTTTGTCGACACAGGTCTGGCCTGTCACCTTCTGGGGTTGAAAAAATCCGAAACGATTCACACCTCCCAGTTTTTCGGGGGTCTGGTGGAAAATTTTGTTTTCAGCGAACTACTGAAACACGCCACCTGGTCGGAAGAAGATGTGAACTTTTATCACTTCCGCGATACAGCCCGGCACGAACTCGATCTTGTTATCGAACGGAGCGACGGAAAAGTAATAGGAGTTGAAGTCAAGGCATCCATGACCGTTAAGCCGGAGGATTTTTCAGGGCTGTCAATATTTGCAGAGTATACAAGGGACAAATTTCTACACGGCATATTGTTCTATTCAGGAGACAAGGTTCTGCCTTTCAGAATCAACGAGACGGTTTTCCACGCCGTACCGATATCTTCATTACTGTAG
- a CDS encoding ATP-binding protein, whose amino-acid sequence MIAMLKEIILDFQDVELETGVPRRVKVTPVAGKATVCIGVRRCGKSTFMFQFIKRLLESGVPKQNILYLNFFDDRLHGLQHYGLGAVLEAYFSLYPAKKNTEKVYCFFDEIQVVNGWESFVDRLMRMEKCEVFITGSSAQMLSREIATQMRGRALSWEMFPFSFREFLDSKGIDGSGPFSTKQRLMVQKAFEEYWDSGGFPEVVGLARSLRIMIHQEYFNAVLFRDLVERHDISHPRAVADLAHRLVDNTSSLYSVNSLTGYLKSLGHNAPKSAVSDYLEWFEDAYFLFTVRIFDCSLARTNANPKKIYCVDHSLVSSVSSGILVNSGHLLENLVFTALRRVTPDIFYFKSKGGREVDFIAQFQGRRLLVQVCESLSDRQTRGREVSALSDAMTELSLSSGIIVTRNEEERIQLESGSIDVVPVWRFLLNLQEQESGE is encoded by the coding sequence ATGATTGCCATGCTGAAAGAGATAATCCTGGATTTTCAGGATGTTGAGCTTGAAACTGGAGTGCCGCGCCGGGTCAAGGTTACACCGGTCGCCGGGAAGGCAACGGTCTGCATCGGTGTGCGCCGCTGTGGGAAATCAACCTTCATGTTTCAGTTCATTAAACGGTTGCTGGAAAGCGGGGTACCAAAACAGAACATTCTGTACCTGAATTTTTTTGATGACCGGCTGCACGGCCTTCAGCACTATGGCTTGGGGGCTGTCCTCGAAGCCTATTTTTCTCTTTATCCGGCGAAGAAAAATACGGAAAAGGTTTATTGCTTTTTTGATGAGATACAGGTGGTCAATGGCTGGGAATCTTTTGTGGACCGTCTGATGCGCATGGAAAAGTGCGAGGTCTTTATTACCGGTTCATCGGCGCAGATGCTGTCAAGGGAAATTGCTACCCAGATGCGGGGGCGCGCCCTCTCGTGGGAGATGTTCCCTTTCTCGTTCCGTGAGTTTCTTGACTCCAAGGGAATTGATGGCAGTGGTCCCTTTTCTACCAAGCAGCGGCTTATGGTGCAGAAGGCGTTCGAGGAATACTGGGATTCGGGCGGATTCCCGGAGGTTGTCGGCCTTGCACGGTCTTTGCGGATAATGATTCATCAGGAATATTTCAACGCGGTGCTTTTCCGTGATCTGGTGGAACGCCACGACATTTCCCATCCCCGGGCCGTGGCTGATCTGGCTCACCGGCTCGTGGACAATACATCGTCGCTATACTCGGTCAATAGTCTTACCGGCTATCTGAAGTCATTGGGCCACAATGCTCCCAAGTCGGCGGTCTCCGATTATCTCGAATGGTTCGAGGATGCCTATTTCCTGTTCACCGTGCGCATCTTTGATTGCTCCCTGGCCAGGACCAACGCCAATCCGAAGAAGATCTACTGTGTTGACCATTCACTGGTGAGCTCGGTTTCTTCGGGAATTCTGGTCAATTCCGGGCATCTTCTTGAGAATCTCGTTTTCACGGCCCTTCGCAGGGTTACCCCTGACATCTTCTATTTTAAGAGTAAAGGGGGGCGGGAGGTTGATTTCATTGCCCAGTTTCAGGGGCGCCGGCTATTGGTGCAGGTCTGCGAGTCGCTGTCTGACCGGCAGACCCGGGGGAGAGAGGTTTCTGCTCTTTCTGACGCCATGACTGAACTCAGCCTCTCCTCAGGGATTATCGTTACCCGTAACGAGGAGGAGCGGATCCAGCTGGAGTCGGGGAGTATTGATGTTGTTCCCGTTTGGCGATTCCTGCTGAATTTGCAGGAACAGGAGAGTGGTGAGTAG
- a CDS encoding four helix bundle protein: MEKPHRKLLVWEKSVELASMVYRITDNFPRHEQFGISSQMRRSAVSVPSNIAEGAARKGGKEFANFINISRGSLSELDTQIEIASRTGLLPDSQRQEIEPLMEEVDRLLYGLYRAVGRGREGVAR; encoded by the coding sequence ATGGAGAAGCCGCATAGAAAATTGTTGGTTTGGGAGAAATCCGTTGAGCTGGCTTCGATGGTTTATCGGATAACGGACAATTTCCCTCGACATGAACAATTTGGCATTTCCAGCCAAATGCGGCGTTCAGCTGTGAGTGTCCCGTCGAATATTGCAGAGGGTGCTGCGAGAAAAGGTGGGAAAGAGTTCGCTAATTTCATCAATATTTCAAGGGGATCATTGAGTGAACTGGACACCCAGATTGAAATTGCTTCGCGAACCGGACTTCTACCCGACTCACAACGGCAGGAAATCGAGCCGCTTATGGAAGAGGTCGACCGTCTCCTTTACGGTCTTTACAGGGCGGTAGGGAGGGGTAGGGAGGGAGTAGCAAGGTAG
- a CDS encoding AbrB/MazE/SpoVT family DNA-binding domain-containing protein → METSKLSSKGQIIIPKAVREAHHWWAGMEFVVESSGDGVILRPRKPFPTTRLEDGVGCAGYEENFMVK, encoded by the coding sequence ATGGAAACGAGCAAGCTATCAAGCAAGGGACAGATAATCATTCCAAAAGCGGTGAGGGAGGCCCATCATTGGTGGGCAGGCATGGAGTTTGTGGTTGAGAGTTCCGGAGACGGTGTCATCCTCCGGCCGCGCAAGCCTTTTCCGACAACTCGCCTGGAAGATGGTGTCGGCTGTGCTGGATACGAGGAAAATTTTATGGTGAAGTGA